Proteins from a genomic interval of Maylandia zebra isolate NMK-2024a linkage group LG15, Mzebra_GT3a, whole genome shotgun sequence:
- the fndc1 gene encoding fibronectin type III domain-containing protein 1 isoform X4, which yields MALATGRTLVALFLTLCGPGCSWAAEKLPRPQNVKPTSVEKGLRESWEPSIHLDGRPVDRFMISSSKPTRSHRFTKASKDSRAPMLEDVAGPVRSSQTVVPRNHSSVKRATRMDRKAQLSPNVRTHRRAPQSSSGPRQPERVLAGVPLLERRRQHYAKPQSDQRNRLARKLTSESVHVVSLQAQKAQGQSKPANRPVTTKTTTPAPPEHEAQDISVRVMSPKSVLISWVDPAVEMEKVAPGASRSYTVRYREKGESARWEYKESTQRRILIDTLSADSMYEFSVRISQEENHSKWSDSVFQRTPESAPSGPPENFEVKPLRGKGTAVVATWDPPEEPNGRIKEFILTYVPAMKPFETKSVKYHGSTTTATIDNLTPGDRYIFTIKATNRKGQGPQSKTFSVAMPGTGSSAASAFSKSKDSRRTGHTPSKQDTDHDDIQSTEVPEIPTIQKQPLPAAPVNRRFRPLSQTRSYHSIFSSVRGSIRRAGNRGSNRRRAKNDEEQEEEEEKENKVPTTPPPVEETTTMEFVPEPKDNDVSPETEDEDEYDEEPLTTKTPSLKVLTPSPTKPAFNRLNPPRRRPFKIRVHQKAGSKDASTDSSSSSSSASSSSSSASSSSSSSSASSSSSSNSNSPTSTSSSTSLDSSSSSSSSPSTTSLSSPSQESAASRKDYVALTYPESKNTFEKSSITHAKPSTSLAKVNSSQQTHVTPVGRGSTSAGRASGTGFGSRYGLGRRYPGSLLRGNSTRMLNGYKPAVISQSSSPRRTQSQVTSSIHSSATSQATLPENTQNHEKSSTLNPSTSKSKSGGTSNGEDVLESHNSDKSRSTLESRSHGSTSLQVTNPSTSQRNANHPSTANTSGLSQRTSQRESHSSARSHDTHNSQSSHTSSEGDTSNVEGNDDTNYKNTERELTKVEDSALTTRTQPTEKPMKKDKEKDEGTKEKPPVSAGTRVRPSFAERYPWLASRYPGKVISSARIASPRQDSRVPLTRMSSSVGAGRPVLRGTTTRVSGATGAAGVPSVQETSEDPSASSTRDSLKNGFGASSVKPSLINQNVGSGGTRNPATSSSSSSSSPSISSSPDHHHHSLSGHRDSGEPSHRELTNDKHSNEDYLSEKNGENDKVADPIEAQEKPAESDKNAEDNASVDTGESSSRTRPGTSSGVPLTNRRPGVGVNGRVRSPLLPNRQFGGSRLPLRVQPAQNSRLGSSTSDSTSSSSDSASSSNLPQPVLTSESDISSDTTVTRTGGLIGGNSHSTLTSSSSSSSRDSFRNNGSRPRYSIRGKQNNGRGIKPSNGNGKNGRPNLTATDDKESSSSHGASKATGQRFITGPDGTKWVVDLEQGILMNGDGRVLQDSQGKPKRVVLGEDGRTIFDHMGSPLVSQDGIALFGHGRDSQPVINPKDKVLMVGGKRVLGLDRPRPRTSTTTTTTTTTMAPTTTPEPTTTDWTTEEFTTGFPYPTCPPGTFSKTDEYGYPILDSDGILDCYPEEDSSGMEMDFMLTMTRVPDALVLKKDEFVVQTTPPPTTTTTTTTTTTTTTEITMPKVHIRPVNKGPSNEFDLSGKKRFTAPYVNYIQKDPGAPCSLTEALEYLQVDILENLMKNDSLATNHNQPPKNKPHNFTVVAMEGCHSFIILDWARPLKDDMVSGYMVQSASYDDILNNRWSSKAATGTHLAVENLKPNSRYYFRVQAKNVFGVGPFSETLSYVTESDDPLLIERPPGGEPIWIPFSFKFNPVHSSCKGSQYVKRTWYRKFVGVVLCNSLRYKIFMGDSLRDPFYSIGDTFGQGEDHCQFVDSYRDGRTGPAYLSNNLPTAQGYYRSYRQEPVTFGVIGRRTPHPFVGWYECGVPIPGKW from the exons cagTAAGATCTTCACAAACAGTGGTGCCCCGAAATCACTCCTCCGTAAAACGGGCAACCAGGATGGACAGGAAGGCTCAGCTGTCGCCTAATGTCAGAACACACAGGAGGGCACCTCAGTCTTCCTCTGGTCCCAGGCAGCCCGAGAGAGTTTTGGCAGGAGTTCCTCTGCTGGAAAGGAGACGCCAACACTACGCCAAGCCTCAGTCTGATCAGAGAAACCGACTCGCACGCAAACTAA CGTCTGAGTCCGTTCATGTGGTGTCACTGCAGGCACAGAAGGCCCAGGGTCAGAGCAAACCTGCCAACAGACCAGTCACAACCAAAACAACCACACCAG CTCCACCTGAACATGAGGCCCAGGACATCAGTGTCAGGGTCATGTCTCCTAAATCAGTTCTCATTTCGTGGGTTGACCCTGCTGTCGAGATGGAGAAAGTTGCCCCTGGGGCATCCAG ATCATACACAGTTAGGTACAGGGAGAAGGGTGAGTCAGCACGCTGGGAGTACAAGGAGAGCACGCAAAGGAGAATTTTGATAGACACCCTGTCTGCTGACAGCATGTATGAGTTCTCTGTCAGAATCTCTCAGGAAGAAAATCACAGCAAGTGGAGCGACTCAGTCTTTCAGAGGACTCCAGAGTCAG CACCATCTGGGCCACCTGAGAACTTTGAGGTCAAGCCATTAAGAGGAAAAGGGACTGCTGTTGTAGCAACATGGGATCCACCTGAAGAGCCCAATGGGAGAATAAAAG agtTCATCTTGACTTATGTCCCTGCCATGAAGCCTTTTGAAACAAAAAGCGTGAAGTACCATGGAAGCACCACGACAGCCACCATAGATAACCTCACACCTGGAGACCGTTATATTTTCACCATTAAGGCCACCAATAGGAAGGGACAAGGACCACAGAGCAAGACCTTCAGTGTCGCCATGCCAGGAA CAGGCAGCAGTGCTGCCTCAGCATTTTCAAAAAGCAAGGACAGCCGCAGGACTGGCCACACGCCTTCCAAACAAGATACCGACCATGATGACATCCAGTCAACAGAAGTGCCAGAAATACCAACCATACAAAAGCAGCCACTCCCTGCTGCACCTGTCAACAGGCGTTTTCGTCCACTTTCCCAGACACGCTCCTATCACAGCATCTTCTCTTCCGTCAGGGGGTCAATCAGGAGAGCAGGAAACAGAGGCTCTAACAGAAGAAGGGCTAAGAATGATGaggaacaggaagaggaagaggaaaaggaaaacaaagtacCCACAACACCACCTCCAGTAGAAGAGACTACAACAATGGAATTTGTACCAGAGCCTAAAGATAATGATGTTTCCCCTGAAACTGAGGATGAAGATGAATATGATGAAGAGCCTCTGACTACTAAAACCCCCTCCCTCAAAGTTTTAACACCTTCTCCAACTAAACCTGCATTTAATCGACTTAATCCACCAAGAAGAAGGCCATTTAAGATTAGGGTCCATCAAAAAGCAGGATCCAAGGATGCATCCACTGATtcatcttcatcctcatcttccgcatcatcttcttcttcttctgcttcatcatcatcatcatcctcttctgcttcatcatcttcttcttctaattctAATTCCCCCACCTCCACTTCTTCTTCTACCTCTTTGgattcctcctcatcttcctcatcaTCCCCTTCTACAACCTCACTGTCCTCTCCCTCACAAGAATCTGCAGCAAGCAGAAAGGACTATGTAGCTCTCACATATCCAGAGTCGAAAAACACCTTTGAAAAGTCCAGCATAACACATGCAAAACCCTCCACATCACTTGCAAAAGTGAACAGTTCACAGCAGACACACGTTACACCTGTAGGTAGAGGTTCCACTTCAGCAGGACGCGCCAGTGGCACTGGTTTTGGTTCTAGATATGGTTTAGGCCGAAGATACCCTGGGAGCTTGTTAAGAGGGAATTCTACCCGAATGTTGAATGGTTACAAACCTGCTGTCATCTCACAGTCGAGTTCTCCAAGAAGAACTCAGAGTCAAGTAACTTCAAGCATACATAGTTCAGCAACGTCACAGGCCACTTTACCGGAAAACACTCAAAACCACGAAAAGTCAAGCACTCTCAATCCATCAACATCAAAGTCAAAATCAGGAGGGACTTCCAATGGTGAAGATGTCTTGGAGTCCCATAATTCTGACAAGTCACGTTCTACTTTAGAATCTAGGTCTCATGGCTCGACATCTTTGCAAGTGACAAATCCATCCACTTCACAAAGAAATGCGAACCACCCTTCCACTGCAAATACATCAGGATTATCTCAAAGAACTTCACAAAGAGAATCTCACAGTTCTGCAAGATCACatgacacacacaactcacagagTTCTCACACATCATCTGAGGGAGACACATCAAATGTGGAAGGAAATGATGACACTAactacaaaaacacagaaagagaatTAACTAAAGTTGAGGACTCTGCTTTAACTACTAGAACACAACCGACAGAGAAGCCAATGAAGAAGGACAAGGAAAAAGATGAAGGAACTAAAGAAAAACCCCCAGTTTCCGCAGGTACCAGAGTCAGGCCTTCATTTGCTGAAAGATACCCTTGGCTAGCTAGTCGTTACCCAGGAAAAGTCATTTCAAGTGCAAGGATAGCATCTCCAAGACAGGATAGTAGAGTTCCTTTGACCAGGATGTCATCTTCTGTTGGGGCTGGCAGACCGGTTTTGAGGGGGACAACTACCAGGGTCTCAGGGGCTACAGGTGCTGCTGGAGTGCCCTCAGTACAGGAAACCAGTGAAGATCCAAGTGCTTCTTCTACTCGTGACTCACTAAAGAATGGTTTTGGAGCCAGTTCGGTTAAGCCATCACTGATCAATCAAAATGTAGGCTCTGGCGGCACTAGAAACCCAGCTAcctcatcttcatcatcttcctcttcaccatccATCTCTTCAAGTcctgatcatcatcatcactcctTAAGTGGGCACAGAGACTCCGGTGAGCCAAGCCATAGAGAACTTACAAATGACAAACATAGCAATGAGGATTATCTCAGTGAGAAGAATGGGGAAAATGATAAAGTTGCCGATCCTATAGAAGCTCAAGAGAAGCCAGCAGAGTCTGATAAAAATGCAGAAGACAATGCAAGTGTGGATACAGGAGAAAGTTCATCCAGGACCAGACCTGGCACTTCCTCTGGAGTCCCTCTAACTAATCGTCGACCTGGTGTAGGGGTGAATGGAAGGGTACGCTCTCCTCTCTTACCAAACAGGCAGTTTGGTGGGTCTAGGCTTCCCCTAAGAGTACAACCAGCACAAAACTCTAGACTGGGCTCTTCAACATCTGACTCTACCTCATCATCATCTGATTCAGCTTCTTCCTCAAATTTACCCCAACCAGTACTGACCTCAGAGAGTGACATTAGCAGTGACACTACGGTGACAAGGACAGGGGGATTGATTGGAGGCAACTCCCACTCTACATTAACCtcatcatcctcatcttcatctCGAGATAGCTTTAGGAACAATGGGAGTAGGCCTCGCTATTCCATCAGAGGGAAACAAAATAATGGCAGAGGAATCAAACCTAGCAATGGAAATG GTAAAAATGGACGACCCAATCTGACAGCAACAGATGATAAAGAGTCCTCTTCCTCTCACGGAGCCAGCAAGGCCACTGGTCAAAGGTTTATCACTGGACCAGATGGAACAAAATGG gTGGTAGATTTGGAGCAGGGGATACTTATGAACGGGGATGGAAGAGTTCTCCAGGACTCCCAGGGCAAACCCAAAAGAGTGGTCCTCGGAGAGGATGGACGCACTATTTTTG ATCACATGGGTAGTCCTCTGGTAAGCCAGGACGGTATTGCGCTGTTTGGCCATGGGAGAGATAGTCAACCTGTGATCAATCCAAAAGACAAGGTCCTCATGGTTGGAGGGAAACGTGTACTTGGATTGGATCGGCCTCGCCCCAggacctccaccaccaccaccaccactactaCCACCATGGCTCCTACTACCACACCTGAACCCACCACCACTGACTGGACCACAGAGGAGTTTACCACTGGATTTCCATACCCAACCTGTCCACCTGGGACCTTTTCCAAAACAGATGAATATGGTTATCCCATTCTGGACTCAGATGGAATCTTGGACTGCTATCCAGAAg AGGACTCCTCAGGAATGGAAATGGACTTCATGCTTACAATGACCAGGGTGCCTGATGCTTTAGTTCTTAAGAAAG ATGAGTTTGTTGTCCAGACCACCCCGCCaccaaccaccaccaccactactaccaccaccaccaccaccaccacagagATCACGATGCCAAAGGTGCACATCAGACCCGTCAACAAAGGCCCTTCAAACGAGTTTGACCTGAGTGGGAAGAAGAGGTTCACAG CTCCATACGTAAACTACATCCAGAAGGACCCGGGAGCACCTTGCTCTTTAACAGAGGCTCTGGAGTACCTTCAGGTTGACATCCTGGAAAACTTAATGAAAAATGACAGCCTGGCAACCAATCACAACCAGCCTCCCAAAAACAAGCCTCATAACTTCACTGTGGTCGCTATGGAAGGCTGCCACTCCTTTATCATCCTAGACTGGGCCCGCCCTCTCAAGGATGATATGGTGTCAG GCTACATGGTCCAGAGTGCCTCATACGATGACATCCTCAACAATAGGTGGTCCTCTAAAGCTGCCACTGGGACACACCTGGCTGTGGAAAATCTCAAGCCCAACTCTAG GTACTACTTCAGGGTGCAAGCGAAGAATGTGTTTGGTGTGGGACCATTCAGCGAAACGCTCTCCTATGTTACTGAATCAG atgaCCCTCTCCTCATTGAAAGACCACCTG GAGGCGAGCCAATCTGGATTCCCTTTTCTTTCAAGTTCAACCCAGTCCACAGCAGCTGTAAGGGCAGCCAATATGTCAAGCGGACATGGTACAGGAAGTTTGTGGGTGTGGTTCTGTGCAATTCCCTACGATACAAGATCTTCATGGGAGACAGTCTAAGAG